GTTAATCATCTGCCTTGCAGCATCAGTTGTGGCTCAAGACGAGTTCTTGTACACACCTAAGGTTCGGAATATTGGTAagcatattatgtatttttattgtgatttgatCCATATAAATTATGTACGCTAAGATTTGAACttcacatcatcatcagcctataagcggccactgctgaccaaaggcttcccTTCTCACAGaagaggtttgagcattaatcaccacgtttgctcaatgcgcgTTGGCataaacataattacatattaaacaataaaaggtATAAACAAAATCAGTTGCCAAACAATAATGCCTTGCCCGAGAACCGATCTCGGATTCCCGAGAAATCGATCTATaaccaaaagtatttattaagtacctattcaaGGAAATTATTGAGACTATGGAAAAATGTATGaatcaaatcaaaatgtttatttgtagaACATAAGAACAATAAAACATCAACATGAAAtgataaaacatcacgctacatcCAATAGAAGTCAAgtaaagcgggtgaaaccgcgcggaagtaactagtgcagttatacatttatttattttgatttttatcacCCAAAAGCTGTGAATCAGAGCATTAGATAACAATTGATTCATTGAATCGTTAAGCTGTAGGtaacatgatattattatgataataatcatCGACGCATATTATAAAACAGCATAATAAATTGCAATTATTGTTTTCATGATACGCCCCCTATTTAGAAACAAGGACACATTACATAAGTGGCAGACAATAGGATTTTTGTAGATGGATAGGAGGATAGATAGGAGTAAAGGGTttagggctccagctcgaagcaggagtatgatcggggtggtttttagtcagtaagggtctgccACTTTCTTTCGCCTCTCGAAAGGCGGGATAAGGCATGCGGTAATTTTTCACCCGGGTAATTAAATAAGGTAAGAATTCTAAACACCCATACTAACTAACACGTCTTTATCTCTAAAAGTTAGGTGCCCTACTTGCAAAATAATAGATTGATTATGCACCTCCGACTAAGAATTTCCCGTTCAAATGatctgtattatttttataataattaggtacctacctacctaattatatttagttatactTTGTTATATTATAGACGAGTTCGCTAGTACGAAACACGTGGTTTATTGCGTGAGCGCACCTAATGGGGAAGTACCTTCTAATTTAACCGAGCATGTTTGTGacgtctatttataaaaaaaactaaagaaaaactTGTTCTCTTGATCCATTTGTCGTGTACAAATGAGAATGAGATTAGTTATGAGtctatttatttgtatcttCTATTTACTTGCTATAGCGGATTAAGTATTGGTATATTAAGACACTTAGTTGTAGTCCACCAAAAatcacgctttttatttcttgaagCGGTAGGGTGACACACATCATATGTTACCTAAATGATGATGaatgttattcatatttttgaGCTGATTTGGAGCGACACTATTGCTCACCACATACTGTTACAAGTTTCAAGCCTCCAATGTTCAAGCACAGGCATTTCGCTAATCCCGAAGGCCCGATACGAGAATAGAATTCGGCAATCGGAATGAAATAATCGATCATCAATAATTTTCtcttttctaattttattttcagaatgTGGAGCTAACGAAGTGTACGAGTGTATATATTCTTGTCCCCCTCAACCAATATGTAACACCAGATATGAGAACGTGACCTGTTTGACGACGGTAGGAGAAAACTGCTCGCACTGGTGTATCTGCGTGCCCGGTTACATTAGAACCACTCTGGGAGGTGAATGTGTACCAGAGAGCTATTGTGGTAAGTGCCAATAAATACCTCATcatcatacataggtacatacctacatacatacgtcacgtctttaatccccgaaggggtaggcagaggtgcacattatggcacgtaatgccactgtgtacacccactcttcacaatttatgttgtaagtcccatgttataggtggtgagcctattgccatataccgggcacgtttagagactccgtgctactactgagaaattttcggaaaactgaaaaaagcccagtaataactcgcccgacccgggaatcgaacccgagacccttacCCGGCAGTCTCGCTTGCAACGACTCGGCCAATGAGGGGGTATTCAAATGATTCTTCCATTCTCCTAaggtgagacgagagagagaatatcagactcttactggatAAAAACTGGGTTAGTTTttctattcctactcctgctcgaAGCCCCGCTAACCCGCTAGGTCGCCCGCAGCACCGGGAGGTCTTTAAACTTGAGACCATCACCATAGACAATTGTAATaggcgaaaaaaaaacaagagatGAATTACTTACCTTACCTACATTAGTTTTAGCTGGAAGAAATTGTTGCTTGCCGTAAAGCCACATCCTTAAAGAGCCGGAAAATGTTATTTACCTACGTTAAAAATGGATCAACCTACctattatacctaaatatttgatCTACCAATCTGCTTATCTATTCCCAGACTCGTGTGGCCTACACGAATACTACGCATGTGGTCCCCCCTGTGACACAATGTGCCCCACCTTGTATAACGGTACTGACTGCAACTATACCGAGTGCATGACTTCGTGCTACTGTGAAAATGGATACGCGAGAAGCGATTCTGGAAGATGTGTACTTTTTGAGCATTGTCGTAAGTACCTACTCACCTTTACCTTTTTTTGATGATGGGTGTAACTGCGGTAGCCACATTGCTTTTGGAAAAAAAGACTACATAGTGCGGGATTCTTTCGTAGGTACTTCtataattacctacctactgctCCTGTAAAGGCCACCGCATCCCTCTGAATAGACCAACCCCGCCTCGCAGAGCATCATgggcttataataaaaataatctccgaaatctttaattgattttctccgagtttgtttcggcatttcttctcataGTAGTCAGGAAATGCCGGTTTCATCAAGTTAtataagagattgacgtgtaaaagagttacattgtaacctatttgcaaaataaatatcatttatcctTTATCAAAACGTTTCTTTATTTTCAGCGCGTCCATACTGTTCAGAGTTTGAAGTAGCTACGAATTGTGAGCGTGTTTGCTTGAACGAAACCTGTGCCGGAATTGGGGGTCCAAACACATGCATTGAGGGACCCTGCGCACCGGGGTGCGATTGCAAACCTGGATTTTATAGGGAAGAGGAACGTGGACCGTGCATACCACTGTGTGAATGTCCAGAGAAAAGAAATTCAGACGAATGTTTGAATCAAACAGGAGAATTTTGATGATGTTTTAGAATGACCTACTACTTTAATTATCTAAGTTCCTactacttacctatattttaatcaatttcaacttaattttgtaaacaaactttaaaccgtttttaaatttatgtaaattcttttttttttaatatgtaaagtCTTTTGTGGTAATACTGGTAGTTTATCATTTActcaaaaatgttttgaatttagaattaaaGGCACAGATAGTATAAATTAGTACCTACCTtcttattaggtacttatatgcACCTCTGGCCTCTCCTTTCAAGGAATAAAGAGTAGTATTATCAGTAGTAGTTATTATTCCacttatcaattaattaattagatgcTACAAACTAATGTCTGGTTTGCTATGATATTAgttactataataaataaactgttacATGCCTATTAGGTCGATTGTTATCTGCATGATAATACATAGTATAATGCATATTGCACATGACACATCCTGTCTACCTGTAGATACATGCGTTACATGACCTATgtacaataacttttttataattttatgttagtaTTAACTAATTAGGTAATTTGTAGATTTTGGTACAAATCAAACCACtacaatattgtaaaacaaagtatataatttatgtaatacttacaaactaaaatattaataaataattaaaaaaaaaccttttatttaacAGTAGAAATGTGATAATACTTCTTGTCATCTTCACTGATACTGTTAGGAGCACCTGACAAAGGATCTCTGCCATCATGGGACTTAGGGAATGCAATCACTTCTCTAATAGATTCCGCATTACATGCCAATGTGACCAATCTATCAATACCTAACGCAATCCCAGCATGTGGTGGACACCCACACCTTAACGCATTCAAGAAATGTGATAACTTCAAATGATCAATGTCCAAAATCTTCAACAGCTTTTCTTGTAACTCCGCATTGTGAACACGGACGGACCCACCTCCAATTTCATTGCCATTCATAACAATGTCATATGCTAAGGATCTTACTTTTAGTGGTTCAGAGTCTAATAAATGCATATCTTCAGGATGAGGTGACGTAAAGGGATGATGGCATGTCTCTAAACCGTTTTCTCCTTTCACAAATAATGGGAAATCTATGACCCATAATGgttctacattttcttttacttgAAGCATAttctttgattttaataatgaagCTATCATTAGTCTTATTTCTCCTAAACAAACGCAGGCATTCTCATCTTCACCTAAAACTATTATTGCTGCATCATTCCCTATTACACTTTGTATTCTTGGTCCAATCTCTGTTCCCAAttccttttcaatattttcatttaataccACTTTACAAGTATATTTCTTGGCAAACTCTCTAATTTTCtctttgtattttgttgttaattttccAATTTCTTTAGTATAAGGAAGTGCATATGCACCAAACTCTTCCTCATTCGATTTTTCTGGgaataaattctttatatttatgaacTTCAAGTCAAAGGTTAAATTTGGTTTATCTGAACCATAATTTGATAATGCATCTTTGTAAGTCATTCTTCTGAAAGGTGGCTTTGGTAGTTGTTTGACAAAAGTCTCATAAAGTAAGTGTTCAATCATAGTTAAGACTCCGTCTAAGTTAGTAAAGGATAGCTCAATATCTAATTGTGTGAACTCTGGCTGTCTATCTGGCCTAGTGGTCTCATCTCTGTAACATCTAGCCACTTGGAAATATCTATCAATACCACCTGACATGAGCATTTGCTTGAACTGTTGTGGACTTTGGACTAAAGAATAGAACAATCCCTCATGGTGTGTGGGCACTACAAACTCTCTCGCACCGCCAGGAGTCCTACAGAACAATGTAGGAGTCTCAACTTCAACAAACCCATGGTTTTCAATCAGAAATCTCCTCATGTTATGTAACATGTGTGAACGGACTCTCAAATTATTCTGCATTTCAGGAAACCTCAAGTCTATGTACCTGTGCTGCAATCTAAGCTGTTCTTTAGGTTTTTGGTAATCTCTCAGATTAAAAGGAAGCTTGTCCACAGTATTGAGTACTTCTAACTTGTTCATGACAACTTCTATTTCACCAGTGGCCATAGTTCTATTGATCATGTCTTTAGGTCTTAGTGAAACAGTCCCTTCTATCTTTACAACTGTTTCTAAAGGTATATCAGAAAAGTTTATACTATCATCGTTCACTATGCATTGTGTGAGGCCGTATGCGTCCCTTAGCAGAAGGAATTTTGATAATCTAGAGAATTGGATCCAACCACAAAGAGTGACTTTCTGTCCTTCATTTTCTGGCCTTAGTTCTCCACAAGTATGTGTTCTATATGTGAAAGTATTACAATTCTGATCATCAACTACTGTTTTCACGACTTGTTTAGTCTCATGAATACTTTTTTTCGGCAAAATCGAAGAATTATAGGTTATGTTTTTATCTTGAAGTAAACTATTACTGAAACTTGCAATAGTCTTCTGCTGGCGTAATAGGTGCTTGGTCTGACGGCAACACGATGAAACCGAGAAGTATTTTAAACATCTTCTATTTAAATTCATGTTTCTAGCCAACATTTTcaagttttaatagttttatctttaatgttataaaattataccaaaCACTTGTGCTTCctgtattttaatgattttgtaaAACACATTACTTAATATTCTCTCTAAAATCAACTGTATCTAAGCTGatctattataatttgttaaaaaattaaattgtttacaacTTTCAGACAATCGGCTTGCAAATCCATCAGATTTGACGTTTGTACGTAGGTTGAAACGTCAACTGTTAAACATTAACATTTCTGAGCTGTATTGAAACAATGCCTTTTTAGTTCGTGATCAATTCACGCACTTCATAAAAATCCTCAATTCATGATTGGAACGTGGCCACGACGACAACAAACTACATCAAACAAAAAGAAGTCAACACAAGT
This Spodoptera frugiperda isolate SF20-4 chromosome 20, AGI-APGP_CSIRO_Sfru_2.0, whole genome shotgun sequence DNA region includes the following protein-coding sequences:
- the LOC118262038 gene encoding inducible metalloproteinase inhibitor protein-like, with product MYLVLIICLAASVVAQDEFLYTPKVRNIECGANEVYECIYSCPPQPICNTRYENVTCLTTVGENCSHWCICVPGYIRTTLGGECVPESYCDSCGLHEYYACGPPCDTMCPTLYNGTDCNYTECMTSCYCENGYARSDSGRCVLFEHCPRPYCSEFEVATNCERVCLNETCAGIGGPNTCIEGPCAPGCDCKPGFYREEERGPCIPLCECPEKRNSDECLNQTGEF
- the LOC118261871 gene encoding aspartate--tRNA ligase, mitochondrial, yielding MLARNMNLNRRCLKYFSVSSCCRQTKHLLRQQKTIASFSNSLLQDKNITYNSSILPKKSIHETKQVVKTVVDDQNCNTFTYRTHTCGELRPENEGQKVTLCGWIQFSRLSKFLLLRDAYGLTQCIVNDDSINFSDIPLETVVKIEGTVSLRPKDMINRTMATGEIEVVMNKLEVLNTVDKLPFNLRDYQKPKEQLRLQHRYIDLRFPEMQNNLRVRSHMLHNMRRFLIENHGFVEVETPTLFCRTPGGAREFVVPTHHEGLFYSLVQSPQQFKQMLMSGGIDRYFQVARCYRDETTRPDRQPEFTQLDIELSFTNLDGVLTMIEHLLYETFVKQLPKPPFRRMTYKDALSNYGSDKPNLTFDLKFINIKNLFPEKSNEEEFGAYALPYTKEIGKLTTKYKEKIREFAKKYTCKVVLNENIEKELGTEIGPRIQSVIGNDAAIIVLGEDENACVCLGEIRLMIASLLKSKNMLQVKENVEPLWVIDFPLFVKGENGLETCHHPFTSPHPEDMHLLDSEPLKVRSLAYDIVMNGNEIGGGSVRVHNAELQEKLLKILDIDHLKLSHFLNALRCGCPPHAGIALGIDRLVTLACNAESIREVIAFPKSHDGRDPLSGAPNSISEDDKKYYHISTVK